In one window of Paracoccus saliphilus DNA:
- a CDS encoding copper chaperone PCu(A)C: MLRTTLLTLIILSAPALAHDDHRHDQDEHEHVAEAAGIRAVHAWVNATAASEAMVYLDLENTSDEPVTLTSASTDIASSARIVGLSNSGGKLRFEPIQQMPIAPGTRMTFAPNELAIQLKGLTQRLEEHDTFPVTLNLAGPQLEIVVEVHSATAIQHSHMGHQH, from the coding sequence ATGCTCCGCACCACCCTGCTGACCCTGATCATACTGTCGGCGCCCGCGCTGGCGCATGACGATCATCGCCATGACCAAGACGAACACGAACATGTTGCCGAGGCTGCCGGTATCCGAGCTGTCCATGCTTGGGTGAACGCGACCGCCGCCTCCGAGGCGATGGTCTATCTGGACCTGGAAAACACCTCAGACGAGCCAGTGACCCTGACCAGCGCCAGCACAGATATCGCGTCGTCTGCCCGCATCGTGGGCCTGTCGAACAGTGGTGGCAAACTGCGGTTCGAACCAATCCAGCAGATGCCAATCGCGCCGGGAACCAGGATGACATTCGCCCCGAATGAGTTGGCCATCCAGTTGAAAGGTCTGACGCAGCGACTCGAGGAACATGACACGTTCCCGGTGACACTGAATCTGGCCGGCCCGCAACTGGAAATCGTAGTCGAAGTGCATTCCGCCACGGCGATACAGCACAGCCACATGGGCCATCAACACTAG
- a CDS encoding class I SAM-dependent methyltransferase — translation MTGMMGYGHNAKKLAEQYESITFFDIHRDVLHLFPQSPFRVLDVGAGSGRDAAALAADGNTVVAVEPTAELRQEGMRIHAGKAINWVDDQLPHLTNIHAHHAPFDLILLTAVWMHLNEAERYDSMASIAGLLKPGGRVSMSLRHGPVPHGRKMFAVSAAETTLLASSFGLRSVLNVEREDMLGRNDVRWSFMVLENTTYLGSTPINFRSRRS, via the coding sequence ATGACGGGTATGATGGGCTATGGTCATAATGCGAAGAAGCTGGCGGAACAGTATGAAAGCATCACGTTCTTCGACATACACCGAGATGTCCTTCACTTATTTCCTCAATCTCCCTTTCGTGTCCTTGACGTTGGTGCCGGGTCTGGTCGCGATGCAGCTGCACTTGCCGCTGACGGGAATACAGTTGTAGCCGTCGAACCTACAGCCGAGTTACGACAGGAAGGGATGCGAATTCACGCGGGAAAAGCGATCAACTGGGTTGATGACCAACTTCCGCATCTTACGAACATTCATGCGCATCACGCGCCCTTTGACCTTATTCTCTTGACGGCGGTCTGGATGCACCTGAACGAAGCTGAGCGATACGACAGCATGGCATCGATAGCCGGTTTGCTCAAGCCAGGCGGAAGAGTCAGCATGTCCCTGCGACATGGTCCGGTGCCACATGGCCGAAAAATGTTCGCGGTTTCGGCGGCGGAAACCACGTTGTTGGCAAGCTCTTTCGGTCTCCGTTCCGTCCTCAATGTTGAGCGCGAGGACATGCTCGGTCGAAATGATGTTCGATGGAGCTTCATGGTTCTTGAGAATACCACCTACTTAGGCTCCACCCCTATAAATTTTAGATCCAGAAGATCATGA
- a CDS encoding Fic family protein, protein MVETPARIEPCGIEENIPVALGDLMLTIQSEAQEIGRLLHPDSAAELRAMMRVMNAYYSNLIEGHNTRPADIEAALAGRIEEIENRPLAEEAAAHVRVQEWIDMEARADRLQVPFSVDFLREIHRRFYMEMPEEFRFVEHAGRREPVVPGQFRLEGQEVAVGRHLPPSASRIDDFMRHFETRYWGLTRGRIGRLLSIPAAHHRLNYIHPFLDGNGRVSRLMTHAMIQKAEIGGHGLWSISRGLARGLHEPGEYMQRMDGADQPRRGDLDGRGNLSLATLQQFTAWFLSIMLDQIRFTNAMLDLRDLRSRYSALLDDLMPGQVRSKILVEHVLRYGEISRGDVPGIVGVKERAARNDISELLKSGFLKSSGHRGMLRIGFPLAYRERLFPNLFTHVEITPPPPPEIPVL, encoded by the coding sequence ATGGTCGAAACTCCGGCACGCATTGAACCTTGCGGCATCGAAGAAAACATCCCGGTCGCCTTGGGTGACCTCATGCTGACCATCCAGTCAGAGGCACAAGAGATCGGTCGGTTGCTTCATCCGGATAGCGCAGCAGAACTTCGTGCGATGATGCGGGTAATGAACGCTTACTACTCGAACCTGATTGAAGGCCACAACACACGGCCCGCAGATATCGAGGCAGCACTCGCAGGTCGTATCGAGGAAATCGAGAACCGCCCCTTGGCCGAAGAAGCTGCAGCCCATGTCCGCGTTCAGGAATGGATCGACATGGAAGCACGCGCAGATCGCCTGCAAGTTCCCTTTTCCGTTGATTTCCTCAGGGAGATACATCGACGGTTCTATATGGAGATGCCCGAAGAATTTCGCTTCGTCGAACATGCAGGACGCAGGGAGCCCGTTGTGCCTGGTCAGTTTCGATTGGAGGGACAAGAAGTAGCAGTCGGACGCCACCTACCACCGTCGGCCAGCAGAATCGATGATTTTATGCGCCATTTCGAGACACGCTACTGGGGGTTGACGCGGGGACGAATCGGACGGCTCCTTTCGATTCCTGCCGCCCATCACCGGTTGAACTATATCCATCCATTTCTCGATGGGAATGGGCGTGTCAGCCGCCTGATGACCCACGCCATGATCCAGAAAGCCGAGATCGGAGGCCATGGGCTGTGGTCAATCAGTCGGGGGTTGGCACGGGGGTTACACGAGCCGGGTGAATATATGCAGAGGATGGATGGGGCGGACCAGCCACGTCGTGGTGACCTTGATGGTCGTGGCAATCTTTCATTGGCCACTTTACAGCAATTCACAGCATGGTTTCTTTCCATCATGCTGGACCAGATCCGGTTTACGAATGCCATGCTGGATCTCCGCGACCTTCGGTCGCGCTATTCGGCATTGCTTGACGATCTGATGCCGGGACAGGTCCGATCAAAAATCTTGGTAGAGCACGTGTTGCGCTATGGAGAGATCAGCCGGGGCGACGTGCCGGGCATCGTTGGCGTAAAAGAGCGCGCAGCACGTAACGATATTTCGGAACTCCTGAAATCGGGCTTTCTGAAATCCAGCGGTCACAGGGGCATGCTTCGCATCGGTTTTCCCCTTGCCTACCGCGAGCGCCTCTTTCCAAACTTGTTCACCCATGTCGAAATAACGCCCCCACCACCCCCAGAAATTCCCGTCCTGTAG